In a genomic window of Variovorax paradoxus:
- a CDS encoding DNA ligase, whose translation MSSTESLSQSSFLYFTGQGSDKVYQVHLRPKDEGWVVDYGNGRRGGTLATGTKTSSPVGYEAALKIYQKVVKEKTGKGYTTDASGALYTASEFAGRMSGELPQLPTLIAETQLTRYLDDPGWGLQEKADGENRMLVIEEDAVRGTNRRGLFVDIPQAWVATAALPAGRAVIAGEHVGDGFLAFDLLEAAGEDLRAQAFVERFRRLEAFASALPWMAVLPLETEASAKHRRAAELRAAHGEGFVLKALAAPFAAGRSNASLKFKFQQSATCEVLRVNAQRSVAVGLRDEAGVLVDLGNVTVPPNEALPAPGTLVEVRYLYRYAGGSFEQPVYRGQRPDMAAEDALLAQVTRIKERSAVAEEERDDGSDVA comes from the coding sequence ATGTCCAGCACCGAATCGCTTTCGCAATCCAGCTTCCTCTACTTCACCGGCCAGGGCTCCGACAAGGTCTACCAGGTCCACCTGCGGCCGAAGGACGAGGGCTGGGTGGTCGACTACGGCAACGGCCGGCGCGGTGGCACGCTCGCCACCGGCACCAAGACCAGCAGCCCGGTCGGCTACGAGGCCGCGCTCAAGATCTACCAGAAGGTGGTGAAGGAGAAGACCGGCAAGGGCTACACCACCGATGCATCGGGCGCGCTCTACACCGCTTCCGAATTCGCGGGCCGCATGAGTGGCGAGCTGCCGCAGCTGCCCACCCTGATCGCCGAGACGCAGCTCACGCGCTACCTCGACGACCCCGGCTGGGGCCTGCAGGAAAAGGCCGATGGCGAGAACCGCATGCTGGTGATCGAGGAGGACGCGGTGCGCGGCACCAACCGCCGCGGCCTGTTCGTCGACATACCGCAGGCCTGGGTCGCGACCGCCGCGCTGCCGGCCGGCCGCGCGGTGATCGCGGGCGAGCACGTGGGCGATGGCTTCCTGGCCTTCGACCTGCTCGAGGCCGCCGGCGAGGACCTGCGCGCGCAGGCCTTCGTCGAACGCTTCCGGCGGCTCGAGGCCTTCGCGAGCGCCTTGCCATGGATGGCCGTGCTGCCGCTCGAGACCGAGGCCTCGGCCAAGCACCGGCGCGCGGCCGAGTTGCGCGCGGCGCATGGCGAGGGCTTCGTGCTCAAGGCGCTGGCCGCGCCCTTCGCCGCGGGGCGCAGCAATGCGAGCCTCAAGTTCAAGTTCCAGCAGAGCGCGACCTGCGAGGTGCTGCGCGTCAATGCGCAACGCTCGGTGGCCGTGGGCCTGCGCGACGAGGCCGGCGTGCTGGTCGATCTGGGCAACGTCACCGTGCCGCCGAACGAAGCGCTGCCCGCGCCCGGCACACTGGTCGAGGTGCGCTATCTCTATCGCTATGCGGGCGGCAGCTTCGAGCAGCCGGTCTATCGCGGGCAGCGGCCCGACATGGCGGCCGAAGATGCACTGCTCGCGCAGGTCACGCGCATCAAGGAACGCAGTGCCGTCGCGGAAGAAGAGCGCGACGACGGGAGCGACGTCGCGTGA
- a CDS encoding NAD(P)/FAD-dependent oxidoreductase, with the protein MTQRILVVGAGFAGMWSALSAARALDMAGHANDGVEILLVAPEPTLHVRPRLYEVPQEAMKAPLQSVFDTVGVRFLAARVDHIRTDAQEVDVVDAEGARQTLAYDRLVLAAGSKLFRPPVPGLHAHALSVDQYEDAVALDAHLRKLAQQPSSLARNTIVVVGGGFTGIETAAEMPARLREIMGGDIEPRVIVVERADAIGPDLGPGPRPVIEKALKSQGVSWRLGVEVESIDAEGITTSGGERIEAATVIWTAGMRATALTQQIPAERDAAGRILVDRNLQVPGVPNVFVTGDAARAATDDEGNVAMMSCQHAMALGRSAGHNVAADLLGLPKIAYSQPKYVTCLDLGPWGAVYTEGWSREVKMEGAEAKALKHQINTEWIYPPTGDRAEILRSADPGRIVVA; encoded by the coding sequence ATGACCCAACGAATCCTGGTTGTAGGCGCCGGCTTTGCCGGCATGTGGAGCGCCTTGAGCGCCGCGCGCGCACTCGACATGGCAGGCCATGCGAACGACGGCGTGGAGATCCTGCTGGTCGCGCCCGAGCCCACGCTGCATGTGCGCCCTCGCCTCTACGAAGTGCCGCAGGAGGCGATGAAGGCGCCGCTGCAGTCCGTGTTCGATACCGTCGGCGTGCGCTTTCTCGCGGCCCGCGTGGACCACATCCGCACCGATGCGCAGGAGGTCGACGTGGTCGACGCCGAGGGCGCGCGCCAGACGCTCGCCTACGACAGGCTGGTGCTCGCGGCGGGCAGCAAGCTCTTCCGCCCGCCGGTGCCGGGCCTGCATGCGCACGCGCTGAGCGTCGACCAGTACGAGGACGCCGTGGCGCTCGACGCGCACCTGCGCAAGCTCGCGCAGCAGCCCTCTTCGCTCGCGCGCAACACCATCGTCGTGGTCGGCGGCGGCTTCACCGGCATCGAGACCGCGGCCGAGATGCCCGCGCGGCTGCGCGAGATCATGGGCGGCGACATCGAGCCGCGCGTGATCGTCGTCGAGCGCGCCGATGCGATCGGTCCCGACCTCGGACCGGGCCCGCGACCGGTGATCGAGAAGGCACTGAAGTCGCAAGGCGTCAGCTGGCGGCTGGGCGTGGAGGTCGAGAGCATCGACGCCGAGGGAATCACCACCTCGGGCGGCGAACGCATCGAGGCAGCGACGGTGATCTGGACCGCCGGCATGCGCGCGACCGCGCTGACGCAGCAGATCCCCGCCGAGCGCGATGCCGCGGGCCGGATCCTCGTCGACCGCAACCTGCAGGTGCCGGGCGTTCCGAACGTCTTCGTCACGGGCGATGCCGCGCGCGCCGCCACCGACGACGAGGGCAATGTCGCGATGATGTCGTGCCAGCACGCGATGGCGCTGGGCCGCTCGGCCGGCCACAACGTCGCGGCCGACCTGCTGGGGCTGCCCAAGATCGCCTATTCGCAGCCGAAGTACGTGACCTGCCTGGACCTCGGTCCCTGGGGCGCCGTGTACACCGAAGGCTGGTCGCGCGAAGTGAAGATGGAAGGTGCCGAGGCGAAAGCCCTCAAGCACCAGATCAACACCGAGTGGATCTATCCGCCCACCGGCGACCGCGCGGAGATCCTGCGCTCGGCGGATCCCGGCCGCATCGTCGTGGCCTGA
- a CDS encoding DUF1266 domain-containing protein, with protein sequence MGFLDKVRKLFSFSFNRLEDSTPLTPAQHRGLALGAVYAAESYLPINALTTESDRATAVALLASAWGVTNASSAREVTESLLSQGHRAHYAVVNPRVERLHRGSRSDAAAVAQANLAALPGEAVGRGLDLERTRDYYESWHEAAEEGLFDKLPRPLPASIMAWDMGRLVQMHRLIQDARLLRAEESWNAIASAARLAQPAYQSWRDFGDSFVVGRAFWLATHDLDRIAEDTDTFQRATAHLLSHEHSPWRQMAW encoded by the coding sequence ATGGGATTTCTGGACAAGGTCCGCAAGCTTTTTTCATTCAGTTTCAACCGGCTCGAGGACAGCACGCCGCTGACGCCGGCGCAGCATCGCGGCCTCGCGCTCGGCGCGGTCTACGCGGCCGAGTCCTACCTGCCGATCAACGCGCTCACCACCGAATCGGACCGCGCCACCGCCGTGGCGCTGCTGGCCTCGGCCTGGGGCGTCACCAACGCCAGCAGCGCGCGCGAGGTCACCGAGTCGCTGCTCTCGCAGGGCCACCGCGCGCACTACGCGGTGGTGAATCCGCGCGTCGAGCGCCTGCACCGCGGCAGCCGAAGCGATGCGGCGGCGGTGGCGCAAGCCAACCTCGCGGCACTGCCCGGCGAAGCGGTGGGACGCGGCCTCGATCTCGAGAGAACGCGCGACTACTACGAAAGTTGGCACGAGGCCGCCGAGGAAGGCCTGTTCGACAAGCTGCCGCGGCCGCTGCCCGCGAGCATCATGGCCTGGGACATGGGCCGACTGGTGCAGATGCACCGGCTGATCCAGGATGCGCGGCTGCTGCGCGCCGAGGAGTCGTGGAACGCGATCGCGAGCGCGGCGCGCCTCGCGCAGCCCGCCTACCAGTCGTGGCGCGACTTCGGCGACAGCTTCGTGGTCGGGCGCGCGTTCTGGCTCGCCACCCACGATCTCGACCGCATCGCCGAGGACACCGACACCTTCCAGCGCGCCACCGCCCACCTGCTCTCGCACGAGCACAGCCCGTGGCGGCAGATGGCGTGGTGA